In Rhodopirellula islandica, the sequence CATCGAAGACACGTCGCCGATGATTGATCCAACCCGTCCACAGTTTTGGGTCAACAGCGGGTTGGAAAGCGTTCTCAAGGGCCGTGGTTACCGTTGGGCAGATTCCCAGAACGCTCAATCGAACGTTCACACCATCTTGCCACCCAACGCACCACTGTGTGTCGCTCATGACTCCAATGGTGCCTCGCTGATGACCGCCTCTAGTCGTCACCAGGGTGGGGTGCATGTGTTGATGGGCGACGGTGCCGTGAAGTTCATCACTTCTTCAATCGAAGCCGGGAACCAGAACAGTCCAGTGGTTCACCTCGGCGGCAACGCTGCCAACCTCAATCAGCCTGGGTCAAAAAGCCCATTCGGATTGTGGGGCTCATTGGGATCCCGTGCATCACGCGAAGTGATCGACGGCGAATTCTAAGGTCGTTCGACACCCATCATTGAATTGCTGCAAACGCCACGTTGAGTTCCAACGTGGCGTTTTCTTTTGGGACAACTCGGTTGTGAGCGGGTTACTGAGTGGCTTCCATGCCTTCATTCGCAGACTTTTCTTCTTCAGCGATCATTCGTTCGTACTCGGCAATGGCGTCGAGGTCCGTGGAATCCACGACCGAGGCTGGTTCGTCGGAGCCACAACCGGGCAATGCACAGGCGCCGAAGGCGACCAAAGAGGCAAAGCAAACGCCTTGAAAAACTTGTTTCATCGATTTGTACCGAAAGGTTGAATGGGGAGATCAATCGATGACCAACTTAGCAGAGTCAATTGAAATTGAGAATTGTCCTCACCCGCTCGGAGGTAGTGCCGTTTTCTGGTGCTGGGTTTTGGGCCGTTTCTGCAGCAACCACCAATCACAACCCGAAGCATGAGCGAGGGACGCCCCCAACTCCCACGACGGCCCCATCCGGGGCGACCGTTTGTTTTCCGGCATCGGTCTCTCGGGGCTTCCGCCCCGAGCTAAGCACGACGGCCCCATCCGGGGCGAAACCCAGACGCCAGCCATCATTTATTTTTCGAACGTCCCATGCAGCAACCCCCGGCTACCATCTGGAATCCCTGCCGGGATGAAGAAAGTAGAAGTCGGAAGAAAAATTGCATTCGCTATCAGAACGCCAATAGCAAACATTTCGCAGCCCAGGCTAACGCCCGAACGGCGCACGGGATTGATCCCACACATTCCTACTCAAGCCCGGATGGAGTCAATCTGGCGAGCATCTCGCTTCTTCGGACCGAGTCGATCCCGAGTCCCAAAGGCTTCGAGCATGGTGTTGTAAACGTCGATTCCCTCGGCCCCGACATCCATGATTTGACCGGTTTTGAATCGACCATTGGCACCGGTGATGCAGTGGAAGACGCCAGACAGCTCTCGCTTCACATCATTGTGACGCCCATCACCTGACTCCGTCGAAATCGTGATCAGTGAATTCTCCAGGATGGTGCGTCCGTTTGGTTCTCGGCAATCCTCCCTGTCCAAAGCACTCAGGAAGTAAGCGACCTCCCGCATCTTCATATGAGCGTGGGCACGGAGGGCCTCGTTTTGTTTCTTCTCATTGAACTTGTGCCACCATTCGTGGCTGCAACCTCGGTCCCCGCTGGCGTTCTGCTGCCCAGCGTCGTCAAATTCCCACCGTTTTTCACCGTCGTACTCATAATCGCCGGTGAGCCGAATGCGTTCGCCAGCGGCGAGGAATGTCAGGGCTCCAAAGCGAACGCGATCCATTTGCACGGCCAACGCATAAACGTCGGACAGCAGCCGCCATTCGGAGGACAGCTCCTCCAGCGTGATGTCGATGCCCTGCCCGCCAGGATCAGCAGGCCCGCCGTGTGGAATGGCCGAACGCGGTGGCACCTGCAGACCATTCTCTTGCTGGTGCTGCATCGCAAAAGCTCGCTGCTCAAACTCCCGGATCCGGTCCAAGTGGTCCGCCACACGTGATCGGGAGGAGACCCCCAGCGGCGAGTTCGCACCCGTGTAATGTCGATAGTCTTCGACGACGGTGTCCAGCACACTTCGCTTCAATCTCTCACTTCGATCACTGCCGCCCACGGCGACGCCACCGAACACTCGATCAAACAATTCGCGAGGCTTTTCCTGGATCGTCGCGGCAACAGTGCCGTCCATGTTGTAACTGTGCACATAGCGTCCGACGCGAGACCTGCGAAAGAAGGTTCCTCCGACCAAGGTTGGCACCATTCCCTTTGGCAACCCATCGGGATAGTGCGTTCGACGGATCACTTGGTCAATCGATGGACCGCCCGACTTCGCTTCGCCGTCCGGCGGTTCAGCGGTGAACGCGGCAGTGGCACCGTCGTAGTGAGCGTTGATGCCTTTCTCATCACAGCGGACTTGGTCGACACCACGCATGATGAGCAACTTTTTGCTGAGCGGCTGCAGCGGTTCGAGAACGCCTTGAAAACCTTCCGTTTGCAGGGGCGCCGGGATGCCGAGACCGAAGAACACGTTGAATGCACGAACTGGAGTCTCTGGCGTTGCCGTCGCCGCCCTGGCGGTCGAGGCCAGCATCTCCTCCAACAGAGGCAGTCCGACCGTCGCCGCCCCAACGCTACGAAGCATCGTGCGGCGATGAATGAGCTTGTTCTTCATGACGGTTCCGATTGAAAACGAGGGAACGAGGTGGGGCGGAGATTCCCTGGTCACAGCTGTTCGTGACCGGGGTGACAGTTGTGTCATGGCTCGTCTGGCGATCGAGCTTCCTGAACCAGATCACTCATCACCACAGCCGTGATCAAATCGGTGTAACGCCCGCCAGCGGTGGAGGCGGCCTGATGAATCCGCTGAACTTCAGTTGCGTCTCGGGCTCCCAATGGCCGCCCCAAAGCGAACTGCGTCACCTTCCAAGTCAGCGTCTGGCGAACACGGTCGCTGCTCGACAAGAGTTTCATCAACTCGGCCGGAGTCTCGTATTTTTGCGGCTTGGCCTTGCCGGGGATTACCAGTTGCCCGTCCGAACGCAGAGCGTTGCCAAATTCATCTTGGCGATGAAATGCCCCCAGGCCATCAAACGGTTCCAAGCCAAATGCCAGGGGCTCGAACTTGATGTGGCAGCCTCCGCACGATTCGCTGCGAATGCGATCTTCCGCCACATCGCGGTGAGTCACGCCGGGCTTGGGAGGAACTGGCGTCGTATCGACACCCGGCGGGGGAGCCCCCATCACGCCTCGGAGCAGGTCTCTCATCACAAACAAGCCGCGTGTGACCATCGATGCATCATCGCCACCGATCGTCAGCACACTGCCTTGCGTCAGCAATCCACCGCGAGCAGGCTGGTCCGAGAGATCGTAGCGACGCAGGCCATCGCCCTGAGGCTTCAACCCATAGTGCTTTGCCAATCGAGGCGTGGCGTAGGTGAACTGAGCGTCGAACAGTTCGTTCAGCGGCCGCCCCTGCTTCCAGACAACCTCTTCAAAATACGCCAGTGTTTCGTCTCGCATGTCGCGGCCCAACTCAGCCGTCCACTGAGGGTACCGCTTCTGGTTGGGCTGCAAATGAGCGAGCCGATTGAGGTTCAACCAGTCCGTCGCAAACTGCTTGGACCGCTCGACCGCTCGGCGGTCCTGCAACATCCTCTCAACTTCCTTGCGGCAGCGTCCTTCGTCTGCCAGCCGACCTTCGCGAGCAGCTTTCAGCAGTTCCGAATCTGGGGGCCCACCCCACAGGATGTAACTCATTCGCGACGCCAATTCGAAATCGCTGACACGTTGACTGCCGCCTCCGCTGGGCTGCTGTTCGATGCGGTAGATGAAGCGTGGCGACTGCAGCATCGCTTCCAGCATCAACCCCACGCCTTGCTCGAAGCTGCCTCCCGCACTCGCCACAGCCGTCAGAACCCCGCTGTAATTGGACACCTCCCGCTCATCCAACGGGCCACGGAACAACCATTCCCCCGTCTTCGCGACCAAGTCTCGTGCAGTCGCATCGGTGTTCAGACTCTGCGATTTGGAAAAACGCTTTGAAAACTCCAGGATGTCCATTTGCTGAACGATCTTTTCCGCCAATTGCGAATAGGCTTCGATGTGCTTCAAATCGACATTCAAGTTGTAGGCCGTGTTGCTGAATCCATCAGCTCGCAGATCCGGAGGCAACATCTGCTTCGCTTCCTTCGAGATATCGACCCCGACCGCACTGCGAACCGTTTCGATGTATTCGGAAGTTGTCAGTCGCTGAACCCAACTGTCACTCGCACCGGGATTGGAGGCGTAGACGGCAGGATCAATCCTGTCGATCGACCAAACCGCTCCACCATCGATCCATCCCTTGACCGACGCCCGCTCGGCGGCAGACAACCCCGGACCCTGCGGCGGCATATCGCCTGATTCAATCTGGTCCCACAGCAAACTCGACTCAGCACTCCCGGGAACGATCACCCTCCCGCTCTCGCCCCCGGCTAACGCGGCGAGTTTGTGCGACAAATCCAGATCGCCTTTTTTCAACGTCGAATCGTGACATTCCAAACACCTGCGTGCCAGCAGTGGGGCGACCTTGGTCGCAAATGTCTGCTCAGCTCGAGCCATTGCCAGTCGCTGAGTTTCGTGTGGATCAACCCCGGCGTTTGGGCCAGCGCGAAAATTTTGCGACACATCGGAACCGCTGAGCGCCCGTGAATAAATCGCAACGAGGTGAAGCTCACCCAGCCAAGGGCGTCCCAAACTTCGCTCATTCACCAGGACCAGCGGGAAGTCACCATCCCAATTGGCAAGCGTTCCGGACACCTTTTTGGAAGCGGTTTGCCTGCCGTCGACATAGAAACGAACGCTTCCGTCACTGGCACGAGTAAAAACGACATGGGCGAGCTTTGTCTCCGCCTTGCCCGTGCCGCTATTCGTTTCAGGAAGCCCGTTGTCACTGGTTGCAGTCGTTCGCAAACGAACCTGGTAGTGATCCGCTTCCTGCCCGAGCGTGAGGTTCCGCTGGACCGAATTGTTTGACAGCGAAACAATGCGAGCCGGCCCTTTTTGAGAGGTGTTGCGGGGTTTGATCCACGCTTCGACTGTCAAAGCGTTGGCACGCTTCGCCTGGCCAACCAACTTCCCAGCCGAGCCGATGGACTCGATTTTGGTCGCTGAACGCACCTCGAGAACACCTTCGCCCCAAGCCACCGCCGAAGCCTTTTCAATCTTCAAGTCCAACGGCTTTCCATTCCCGCTGCGATCCTTGATCGTGTCGCCACGTTCCGCTTCAAAGGTATAGAACGCGGTCAGGCCATTGCTAACTCGAAACGCATCGGCCGCGTGCGATGGCGGTGGATGCATCAGCACAAACACCCCACACACCAACATCACGAAACTCGGTCGTCTCCACTGCATCGCGTTTGCTCATTTGCCATGGGTGCCTGGAACAATTCTCTGGAAGCAACGGAGACACCCAGGTGGATTGCACCCCCTACTGTACAGCGCCACCGAACGGCATGCAGATTGTGCCAATCCCCCCATGGCCGTTGCCTCAATCCATTGTCTTGATCCACTGCCTCACGCAATCCGCTGGATCCCCACCGAACCACGTCATCAACGAGCAAACAGGGCAACTAAGCAGGTACGCAGGGATGATTGGGTTTCACCTTGTGAGCCGTTTGGGCGTTAGCCCCGGTTTTGCGTGGGAACCGTGGCTAACGCCAAACGGCTCACATACCCGATGACACCTGCGTACCTGCTTAGTCGCAGAGCACGACATAAGCGATTGCCTGAGTGCGACATCCGCCCAGGCTTAAATGAATGGCATCAATCTCAGCTTCCTCCGCCAGTTCCGCTGCGATGCCGTGCAGCGTGATCGCCGGCCCCTCACTGGCGTGCGTCGCGATCTCGATCTCCGTCCAACTGACGCCACGCCGGTGGCAACGCAGGGCTTTGAAGACAGCTTGCTTGGCGGCCCAACGACGAGAAAAGTGCCCCGTCGCATCGGGCCGTTGGGCACAGTGGTCAATTTCCGCAGCCGTGAAAACTCGCTCCAGAAATTGCTCCCCGTGCTGCTGAATCATTTGAGCGATTCGAGCGCACTGAACAATCTCGGTCCCGACTGCCACGATTGCCATGACTAACGCAACCCACAATTGCGTCGAGCTCGCTCGACCACGCTGGCTGCAACCTCACGAGCCCGCTTGGCACCTTCGGCCAAAACGTCTCGCACGGTGTCCAGGTCGGCTTCCAACTCTTCCCGCTTGGCTCGTGCCGGGGCGAAGTATTCCTCGCTGACTTCCGCCACGGCTTTTTTGATCTCGCCGTATCCGAAACCGCCCGCGCGATACTTCGCCGCCATCGCTTCGACTTCCGCTGGCGCGGCGAACAATTGATAGAGCTGAAACAGGTGGTCGTCCGTCGGGTCCTTGGGATCTTCCATCGGACGGCTGTCGGTCACGATTCGCATGATTTGCTTGCGAATCTTCTTCACGTCACCGAACAACGGCAGAGTGTTGTTGTAACTCTTGCTCATCTTTTGACCGTCGGTCCCCGGGACCTTTGCCCCGATGTCCAAGGTCTTCGCCTTCGGCAACACAAACGTTTCACCAAACGCGTGATGGAACGAACCCGCCAAGTCACGGCAGACTTCGATGTGCTGAACTTGGTCAACACCAACCGGCACAATCTGCGAATCGTAGGCGAGAATGTCAGCGGCCATCAAAACGGGGTAAGTGAACAACCCAGCGTCAGCGGCCAGCCCCTTGGCTTTCTTTTCTTTGTAGGCGTGACAGCGTTCCAGCAATCCCATCGATGTCCCGGTCATCAGCAACCAAGTCAGTTCGGTCACCTCGGGAATCTCCGACTGCACGAACAGATTGGCTTTCGCCGGATCCAAACCCAACGCCAGCAAATCCAACGCGGCGTTGAGCACGTTTTCACGCAGCACGTCCGGTTCGCGAACCGTGGTCAACGCATGCAAGTCAGCAATGAAGTAAAAGCCCTCATTGGCCTCTTGCAAATCAATGTATTGGCGAATCGCACCAAAGTAGTTTCCCCAGTGGGGCCGACCAGTTGGCTGGATTCCCGAGAGCACTCGCATAAGTCAGTCAAACAAAGAAGAAAATTTGATCAAAGAAAGCAACGTGGAACCTCTCAACTTAACCGAATCCAGCCGATTCGGGAGATCACCCCCCAACAAAGAGTCCTCCGAGACACAAAATTCAAACTCGGTCGGTGCGGTTTGTAGCAGTCGTCGCTGGGCGCACTCCCCTCTCGGACCTCATAAACCTCATTTAAAAAACGGCCCGTCTTGCCAGGTCCAAGATCATTCTGGGGCGCTGTTTTCAGGTGACTCGGTTTCCGGTGACTCGGGTTTCGACCCCGTGCCTGTTTCCAACACAGCCTCCAGCGATTTCAGCATCATCAAACGCGGTTCTGGATCGTCCGTTGGAAAGCCCAACCCGCGCGGGATGAATCCGATTTTGGGATGCAGGGAGTTCGGATTCAGGCCAATCTCATCCAGCGGCCTGTGCTTGAGAATCATGATGGTGGCGGCAGCCAGGTCACGGACCTCGGCACGGACCTGTTTCCCACCGATGAACTCCAATTCCGTCACCGCCCGATCGTCTTCCAGCATCGACCGAACGGCCGCAACGTTGCTTTCGTTGCCAAACCGACTGATCAGCTGCAGCGCCAGGACGGTCTCGTCCATGGATGCATCCGGAAGCCCCAACACGCGTTCCGCCAAAGGCAATGTCCGCTCAAGGCTCTGTTGCATCGACAACCAAAACACCTCCGGCCAACTCGCTCGATCACACCGCTGGATCCACCCCGCCAACAATGTGCGAAACGGCCCGGCAAGCTGTTCGTCTCGAACCAGCTCCGCCGTGACGCTCATCCGCAGCATTCGCAGCAACGCTTCTTCGTGGATATTGGACAACCTCAAGTCGTGATCGTTGAAACACAGCAACATCGCAAACACGTCCGCTCCGGAGGGAAGCTGCGATTCCAGCAATTGACGGTGCTGGATCCTGGCGATCACTTTTTCCAGTGCCTTCATCCGTGCCTCGGTCCCAACGTCGAGCGACTGGACCAAATCCTGATGTCGCAACATCATTTCGATGAACACCTCCCGTAGCCGTGGACCGTCGCCCAAGATTTCCTGGAAGACATCCCACCCTTCGAACGAACCTGGCTGGCCATCCAGAAAAGAATCGATTCGCCCGGCCACGGCACTGCTGACGATTCCCGAGGCCACATTTTCGGCTCGCAAACGAACCTCCAAATCGTCGTGTTCGACGGCAGCGTTTCGCAGTGCCGGCAGAGCATCGTCGCCTAGCATCCTCAAGCCCGCCGTTGCCTGTTCACGAATGGCAAATTCGGGAGCACCGAGTTGAGCGATCAACCCCGCTATCTTGGCTTGCCGAATCGTTTCGTCGTCCACCTCAGGCTCTGCGTCGTTCGGATCCGCCGCGGGGCCTTGGGACTCCTCTTCGGCAAACTCCGCTTCAGCCGGTAAAGCTGCATTGGGAAACACCGCCTGAGCCCGAAACACTTGGGCGATCTTTTCGGGATCCAGCGGGGCTTTTCGAAACGACTTGGTCGACACCGAATCGGTGGTCGTGTCGTTTGGATCGGTGTTCGCGGGCGGAGTCTTCGGGAGCGAGTCCTGGCCTTCGTCGGCTTGGCCCCATGCCCCCACCGGCGACAGCATCAACGCAGCCACCAGTGTCGCAAAAAGGCGAATCCAATCGGTTGTAGCGGGGGCTGAAAACAAAACGTTTGCCTAACGGGAAAGGTTTGCACAAAGAGGAAAGCGAACGACCATCGGGTACCTCGAAGTGTACCAAGAACCTCGTTCCGACAGCAGCGATCCAAGATTTGATTGGGCCACTGCCAAAGCCAACAGGCGGGCCCATTCAAAAGCGTCCCAGGTCGGCAAAAAAATCAGTTGCCCAAAACCTCCCCCGTGGCTAGGCTGAATGCACGTCGTGGAGAAATCGCATCCCCTCCACTCTGACGTTTGTTTAGGGATTTGCGGCCGCTTGCAGCCTCACTGCTAAAAAGCCAACACATGAAACCGATCGCCATCGATCCGGTCGAAATGATCGACCAAACGTCCCGTGCCGCGGGACCTTCTCCCACGGGCTTGTCGCCATCGGGTCTCTCGACTCAGTGCGTGCACGGGAACATTGCCCCGGATGCCCCCTCGCGTCAGCACGCCGAAGGGGCCATCACAACCCCCATTTACTCGGCCTCCACCTTCACCTTTGAATCCACCGACAAACTGTTGGATTTCGTTGAAGGTCGCGACCAGCGCGAAGAATACGGACGCTACGGCAACCCCAACGAACGGCTGGTCGAACAGAAACTGGCAGCACTCGACAACGCCGAAGACGCGGTGGTTTACTCCAGCGGCATGGCGGCAATCGTCGGGTTGCTGATGAGCCGCTTGTCCTCCGGCGACGAAATCATTTTCTTCGATCAGTGCTATCACCGCAGCCGGGAATTCTGTGGCAAGCACCTGGCAAAGTTTGGAGTCGTCACTCGACAGGTTCCCACCGGCGACTTCGCTGCCATGGAAGCCGCGATCACGCCACGCACCAAAATGCTGGTCAGTGAATCGCCCACCAACCCGCACTTGACCTGCGTCGATCTGGAACAGTTTGTCGCGCTCGGCAAAGCCCGTGAAATCGAAACGCTGATCGACGCGACCTTGGCAACTCCAATGAACGTGCGACCGCTTGATCATGGCGTCGACTACGTTTGGCACTCCGCGACCAAGTATTTGGGCGGGCACAACGACTTGCTGGCGGGAGTCATCTCGGGCCGCAAGGAATTGCTCGATCCCATCCGGGCTCTTCGTGGATGTTTGGGCAGCGTCTCCTCTCCTCACAGCATGTACTTGCTGGAACGCGGATTGAAGACGTTCTCACTGCGGATGCAGCGTCACAACGAAAACGGCCAAGCCGTGGCTGAATTTCTTCATCAACATCCCAAGATCGAACGCGTCTATTACCCGGGCCTGCCAAGTCATCCTTCTCACGCGATCGCGAAAAAACAGATGCTGGGCTACGGCGGCTTGATCACCTTCACAGTCAAGGATGCGGACTGGAAAACAACGTCACGCGTCGTCGATGGAGCGAAAATTGCTCGGATCGCCCCCAGCTTGGGCGGCACCGAATCGTTGATCGAACAACCGCTTGTGATGAGCTATTTCAATTACTCACCGGAAGAACGAGCCAGCTTTGGAATCGCCGACAGTATGATTCGTTACTCCTGTGGCATCGAAGATTCAGCGGATTTGATCGCGGATCTGGACCAAGCTTTGGCGGTGATCTGAGATGAACCCATCCAAACCAAACGCCGAATTTCGAACGCGTGCCATCCACGTTGGCAACGAAGTTGATCCATCGACCGGCGCCGTCGTCCCACCCATC encodes:
- a CDS encoding DUF1552 domain-containing protein translates to MKNKLIHRRTMLRSVGAATVGLPLLEEMLASTARAATATPETPVRAFNVFFGLGIPAPLQTEGFQGVLEPLQPLSKKLLIMRGVDQVRCDEKGINAHYDGATAAFTAEPPDGEAKSGGPSIDQVIRRTHYPDGLPKGMVPTLVGGTFFRRSRVGRYVHSYNMDGTVAATIQEKPRELFDRVFGGVAVGGSDRSERLKRSVLDTVVEDYRHYTGANSPLGVSSRSRVADHLDRIREFEQRAFAMQHQQENGLQVPPRSAIPHGGPADPGGQGIDITLEELSSEWRLLSDVYALAVQMDRVRFGALTFLAAGERIRLTGDYEYDGEKRWEFDDAGQQNASGDRGCSHEWWHKFNEKKQNEALRAHAHMKMREVAYFLSALDREDCREPNGRTILENSLITISTESGDGRHNDVKRELSGVFHCITGANGRFKTGQIMDVGAEGIDVYNTMLEAFGTRDRLGPKKRDARQIDSIRA
- a CDS encoding DUF1592 domain-containing protein, giving the protein MQWRRPSFVMLVCGVFVLMHPPPSHAADAFRVSNGLTAFYTFEAERGDTIKDRSGNGKPLDLKIEKASAVAWGEGVLEVRSATKIESIGSAGKLVGQAKRANALTVEAWIKPRNTSQKGPARIVSLSNNSVQRNLTLGQEADHYQVRLRTTATSDNGLPETNSGTGKAETKLAHVVFTRASDGSVRFYVDGRQTASKKVSGTLANWDGDFPLVLVNERSLGRPWLGELHLVAIYSRALSGSDVSQNFRAGPNAGVDPHETQRLAMARAEQTFATKVAPLLARRCLECHDSTLKKGDLDLSHKLAALAGGESGRVIVPGSAESSLLWDQIESGDMPPQGPGLSAAERASVKGWIDGGAVWSIDRIDPAVYASNPGASDSWVQRLTTSEYIETVRSAVGVDISKEAKQMLPPDLRADGFSNTAYNLNVDLKHIEAYSQLAEKIVQQMDILEFSKRFSKSQSLNTDATARDLVAKTGEWLFRGPLDEREVSNYSGVLTAVASAGGSFEQGVGLMLEAMLQSPRFIYRIEQQPSGGGSQRVSDFELASRMSYILWGGPPDSELLKAAREGRLADEGRCRKEVERMLQDRRAVERSKQFATDWLNLNRLAHLQPNQKRYPQWTAELGRDMRDETLAYFEEVVWKQGRPLNELFDAQFTYATPRLAKHYGLKPQGDGLRRYDLSDQPARGGLLTQGSVLTIGGDDASMVTRGLFVMRDLLRGVMGAPPPGVDTTPVPPKPGVTHRDVAEDRIRSESCGGCHIKFEPLAFGLEPFDGLGAFHRQDEFGNALRSDGQLVIPGKAKPQKYETPAELMKLLSSSDRVRQTLTWKVTQFALGRPLGARDATEVQRIHQAASTAGGRYTDLITAVVMSDLVQEARSPDEP
- the acpS gene encoding holo-ACP synthase, with amino-acid sequence MAIVAVGTEIVQCARIAQMIQQHGEQFLERVFTAAEIDHCAQRPDATGHFSRRWAAKQAVFKALRCHRRGVSWTEIEIATHASEGPAITLHGIAAELAEEAEIDAIHLSLGGCRTQAIAYVVLCD
- the trpS gene encoding tryptophan--tRNA ligase, with amino-acid sequence MRVLSGIQPTGRPHWGNYFGAIRQYIDLQEANEGFYFIADLHALTTVREPDVLRENVLNAALDLLALGLDPAKANLFVQSEIPEVTELTWLLMTGTSMGLLERCHAYKEKKAKGLAADAGLFTYPVLMAADILAYDSQIVPVGVDQVQHIEVCRDLAGSFHHAFGETFVLPKAKTLDIGAKVPGTDGQKMSKSYNNTLPLFGDVKKIRKQIMRIVTDSRPMEDPKDPTDDHLFQLYQLFAAPAEVEAMAAKYRAGGFGYGEIKKAVAEVSEEYFAPARAKREELEADLDTVRDVLAEGAKRAREVAASVVERARRNCGLR
- a CDS encoding trans-sulfuration enzyme family protein is translated as MKPIAIDPVEMIDQTSRAAGPSPTGLSPSGLSTQCVHGNIAPDAPSRQHAEGAITTPIYSASTFTFESTDKLLDFVEGRDQREEYGRYGNPNERLVEQKLAALDNAEDAVVYSSGMAAIVGLLMSRLSSGDEIIFFDQCYHRSREFCGKHLAKFGVVTRQVPTGDFAAMEAAITPRTKMLVSESPTNPHLTCVDLEQFVALGKAREIETLIDATLATPMNVRPLDHGVDYVWHSATKYLGGHNDLLAGVISGRKELLDPIRALRGCLGSVSSPHSMYLLERGLKTFSLRMQRHNENGQAVAEFLHQHPKIERVYYPGLPSHPSHAIAKKQMLGYGGLITFTVKDADWKTTSRVVDGAKIARIAPSLGGTESLIEQPLVMSYFNYSPEERASFGIADSMIRYSCGIEDSADLIADLDQALAVI